The nucleotide sequence tttcaaagaaaaaattcacaaatttggaaaaaacaAAACATTTAAAAAGTGctagaattttaaaaaatgcaaagcagaaaaagttcatcgaattaaaGAAATAGTTCATCAGTTTTGaataaaaaatcacaaatttgaaagagAAATTCATGATATTTGGAATAAAATGTGAATTTggaaaaaatcaaatttttttgaaaaaatgttaatcaatttgcaaaaaatgttcatgaatttttaaaaatgttcacaaattcaaaaaatcacCAAATTTGGAAAGAGTTAACCAATTTTGATAAAAACAGGTCACGATTTTTGAAAAAAAGAATGTAACTAATCACATCGGGGCAAGTTGTCTAGTTGGCTACCGAAGTTGACACTAAACGAGGAGGGTGTGGGTTCGAATCACAAGTCGCTCCACTTTCTGCAGGTTACAATAGAAATAAAGGTTAAATGGTTTTTCCTGacgtggtgggggtgggggtgggggggtgcGCCCGTTTACGAAAACTGAAATAACGGGCGCTTAAGGCGTTGTATAGGAAATGCTACCGAGGAACTTAATGACCGAGTCGAGAGCTAGCGGGTGAAGAATTATTGGGCCTGCCCATACAACACTCGCGTGAGCGCTATAACGCGACGTGGCGCTATAAGGGTTGGCTAGGGTTTTTTTTAGGGGTTAAGGGTTGGCTAGGTGGAAATGCCCAATGGTGGATGGGCACTATGTGGACCTAAAAGAACATTTTTCTACAATGCAAAAGAAAATCGAAATTTTTTTTACATACACAAATACACATATGACACGTTGAAGAAAATTTTCATGACAATATACTTTCATAAGTGGCGTAGACAATGAAAACAAATATATACGTGAAAATGGGCCAATCTTTTTTTCGTTGTTGGACCAGGATTTTTTTTTTGTGTGCAGCTTTTTTTGTGTGTGCAGCTTGCAAACCATAATATTTTTGAACTAAAATTCACAGATCCATCGTGAATATGTACAATTTTTCAcattttttcgaattttttgaaACTTGGAAATATGATTTTTTGAATCATTTCAGAAAACGGGAGCCAATGCCCCCGTCCAACAAAAAGTCGCTTTCCTGGCTAGGAGGTCTCACAAGTCATCCGCAGGACCCCAACCAGAAAGAAGACAGATTTCTCTCTCTGAAAAAAAAAAGTGATCATAACCCCAGTTATTGGAAGAGGAGAAGAACAGAGCAACAAATGATGCACCGCAGAGCGCAGACACTTGATACTACGATCGGTTATTTGAACAGTGTACGCTCCGCCGGCTCCGGCGAAGGCAAACCAGAAGCACCCACTTGCATGTCCGCAAAGCAAACATCAGTGGAAACAACACAGAAATGGCAATGAAATAATTGCTGAAGATCCCTTTCTTTTTTTGTCCCTGGTAATGGGGATGAATTAAAGGGCTGCATCCAAGTGCAGTCTCGACAGAAAACGACGCGTGAATCAATCAAAAACTCAAAAGAGGGGTGCGCTCGAAGAAAGCCCATCACCACACGCGTCCAGAAGCCGCAAACGCAGCAGCCTCGCTCTCCCGTCCCAGCAGCAGCTCCAAAAGAGGCGCCGGACGAAGGCCAGATGAACTGTAAACAACTCCTCCTATGTGCTCTTTACATCAGAAATCATATGCTACTACTACTATACTATTACTGGTTCACCTCCCATGGAGCCAGCCACGGCGGCACCGCGCCGGCCGTTCCTTATTCCGGGGGGCGCCGCGCCGATGCCAGCGATCCGCCGTCCGGCGCGTTCCGGTCACCGCGTGAGCCGGAGCACCGGCGgtgtgggcggcgggaggccgtgGGACTCGACGAGGATGGACCAGAGCACGTGCACGTCCTCGCACTGGCACGACTTGACGTCGTCGTACAGGATGTAGATCCCTCTCTCTGCAAACCAAACAAACAAGCAGACGATCAGAAACCGGAGAGAAGAACAGAGACAAAGGCTGTATTTATGCATGTAAACACGAATACAGGAGGACATACTCTTCCTCGGCACGGTGTTGATGTTGCACCAGAGCTTCCTGAGCGGGGAGACGAGGGAGCGGAGCCACCCCATGCTGAGCGGACGCGCCGTGGGCCGTCCTCTGCTCCCCGCCCTTTATACCGCCCCTCCTGAGCAATGGCTGGTGGCGCGGAGCTGCTGGTGTGGTGGTTATGGTGGTGCGCGTGTAATGTGTGCATGAGTCGGACGGACCGGCGGTAAAGCGACCAGAGGCTTCGTTCGCTCGCTCGGCTTGCTTTACACTTGGGTAAAGCCTCGCATACGCACACTGTTCTTCCTTCGTCCTTGGCAGCCACATGACTGGAGTGAGCGCTCTGTCTGCCTCTCCTGCCACACCAGACTCCCTTGCGGCACAATCAATCAGTCAATCGTGCGCGCGGCGGTGATCTCCGTACGGTGCGTGGTCGTTTTCCCGGATCTATTCTGCCCCCCGCGCGCGCGTACGTGTGAGTGCGACCCGCCTTCCGTCGCACGCTCGCGCTCCCGACACTGGTAACTGGTAAGAGAACTGCCGTGTCCGTGTCTCCTGTAGTCGAGGAAAGGCTTTTCACCACGCCCTGCGCCTTTTCTTCTACtcgatctaaacgctcttatatttctttatcgAGGGAGTACTTGACTAGATTGATCACACTAGTCGCTAATAAGCTAGGGACGCTTCTACCTGAAGCTCTTCCTTTTCTTCGCAAATGCATGATGCTCGGTTAGACCAGCCCACGCACGCAGGCGTGTAAATTAATGCATCCACGCACAGGGTGATTCTTACAGTGCACGGCATCAGTTAACCAGACAAGCCATGGACCAAACTACGTACACTACACACCAACGGCCCACCGACGCTCTCCCCGTAGCAGAGGCCAGAGGAGCTCGTTATCCACGCGATCCCTTTATAAAATCCCCGTGAGCTCCACGGCGCCTCGTGGAGCCGTGGCTGCGCCCGTGCGGGCGCCTTTCAGGCGATggtcgtccgtccgtccgtccaccTGAAGGATCCGCGCGCACCATGTCGCGTCGGGAGAAAGAGAGAGCAGATCCTGCGGTTTTGCGGCTAGCTTTATTTCTGAATTAAGCATGGTTAGGGTGGGCCTTTCGGGATTGCTTGAGGTCACACGGGATCGCGAGACGGTGGTGGCGGCCTACGCGGCTGGCCCCTCTAGAATATGCAAAGCGTGCTTAATTTAGGTTGATTGTTTGCCTTGGTAGGATCGGGGATCAGTGGTTCTGTGGAGGTGGGATCCTGACATGGTACCTCGCAAAAGGTTAGAAGGAGCTGTTGCGCCAAGAAAAGATGGTCCTCACTGCTTATCAGGGTTGGGGAGTTCGATTTTATTTTTCTACTGTTATTATCGAGAGGTCCTTTTAGGGGCTGTCATGTGGTGTTCCCTTACTAGCCGTGCCAACTGACAAGGCCACCAGAGATCAATACTGTAAGCAAGCACCAGGCAACAGTTGCCTCGAGGAAATAAGCAATCAGTGCTCTGCAAGTAGTACGCATGACTGAAGGCCGAGCATAGGTCGAGACTAGAGAGGTGAGTAATATGccacatgatttatttatttattttgaaaaggaggataacctCAATATGCCACACGATGAACGCGagagctatatctcgcttatagcgagaTCAAAGGAGGTCTCGCCTGAAGGATTATTTTTTCTAGTGTAGCTACTGGGTCGGCAAGGTTTACTATTTTTTCGGTTCACTAGCACGCCGTGTAAGTTTTTCATTGGTCTTTTCGGGCTCACTAGCACGCCATGTGAGTTTTTCACTAGCTAGCCGTGTAAGTTTCATTGATTTTTATCCTTTTTAGATGAAAGGATCGAAACGAGCCATTCGGGCTCGATCTTcacccgactttgaattaacaaagtcatcaaccggccaggatCACAAGAGCACAACATACAATTGAAGAAATAAAAGGAAAACGGGAATGCAACCATTgaagaaataaaaggaaaacaacGATGCAACCCCAAGGCAGGAGATACAAGGCGTTGTGGAGGCTAAGATCTATGACCAAAGAAGAAAAGAATACAACTTGGGGACCAAACAGGGGCTAGAAGGGATTGCACCAAGGGAAGAAGCTCGCCATCGACACACCGAAGGCAAAGTGGAGCTGCTCTCGCCAGAGC is from Triticum aestivum cultivar Chinese Spring chromosome 3A, IWGSC CS RefSeq v2.1, whole genome shotgun sequence and encodes:
- the LOC123058650 gene encoding uncharacterized protein, translated to MGWLRSLVSPLRKLWCNINTVPRKKRGIYILYDDVKSCQCEDVHVLWSILVESHGLPPPTPPVLRLTR